The following nucleotide sequence is from Bacteroidales bacterium.
GGTTGAAAGTTAATGCTGACCAGGGATTCCCGTCTATCTACCTGGATCCTGATTATCTTTCTGAAACCCTGGCTCCCGGTGAATCCAGTATGCAATCTTTTTTGGTCATTAATTTTGGGGATGCAGATCTTGAATTTGAACTCAGTATAGATTATCTGCGACAAGGTTCGGCGCTTCCAAAGGATGGAAATCACAGGTCAAAGGGTGGAAAATCAACTTTTCATGCCAATGGCAACCCGAAGTTGAAAGAAATGTTGAAAGAAGTCAAAGATGATTTCACCGTTTTTTATGATGATATGGAGAGTGGTTCAAATGGCTGGAGTGTGGCTGACTACACAGGTAACAGTGCTAACGACTTATGGCACCAGACTTCCCAGGACTACAGCAGCCCGACAACAAGCTGGTGGTGCGCCGATGAAGTGAACGGAACCTATGAAACAGGGGAAATAATCTCGAATGCACTGATCAGCCCTCCGATTGATTTGACCGGGGTATTTGAAGCAGTTTACCTTTATTTTTATGAAAGCTACGATACTGAACCGGAATGGGATTTTTGCATGGTGGATGTTACAACGGATGGCGGACTATCCTGGACTCCGCTTCGGGGTGATTATGGCAATGCTCCCAATGGTCACAGCAATGGTTGGGTATTCAGTTATCTTGACCTATCAGCTTATGCTGGTGAGGAAATTCAGATCAGGTTTTATTTCGATACGGGGGATAGTGCTTCCAATGAATATTCCGGGTGGTTAATCGATGATGTTTTTGTAACTACTAATGACTTAGCGCTCAATTGGCTTTCCCTCTGGTCTTTCAGCTATACAGTGCCACCCGGTTGGGGGTATTACGTTGATGCTACCTTTGATGCAATGGATCTCTTTCCCGGTACTTATTATGCGAATGTTAATGTTACAAGTAACGACCCCTATAGTCCAACCGTAGTATTACCTGTTGATTTAACCGTTACCGAAGGGGGGAGCGGCGCTAGTTGTGATGAGGCTGTTGATTACGGATTTGTAAATGACCCGGAGCAATACGGATACCTCGACTCCTTTTCAGATGTTTGGTACAGTTTCAGCCTCTTTGATTATGTTCCCAATGTATCCGTATCCCTTTGCGGATCAAGTTTTAATACTTACCTCGAAGTATATTCCGATTGCGCTGGCACACTGGTGAGCGCCAATGACGATTACCCTTGTGCCGGAGAGCAAACAAAAACAGGGGAAAGATCACTTCAATCCCAGATTAATTATAATCTACTTGCTCCGGGAACCTATTACGTAAAGATTTCTTCCACCGATGAATCCGGTGATTTTGTCTTGAATATTTCCCAGCAGAATTTGTTGGTTCCACCAACGAACCTGACAGCAGATCTCAATCAGGAAACCGGTGAAGTATCCTTAAACTGGGATTACTTTGCTACCGAAGGTTTCTTTGAAGATTTTGAAGACGGAATAGCCGATAACTTTGTCTTCTCCGATCCAAGGTTTTCTGTTTCTGATGGTTACCTGAAAATGAACGGAACTTCAACAAACGATTGGGCAAGTACTTATTATGAAGCCATTTACTCCAACTTCGATTTGGAGTTTGATTTCATTCGCACACAAAGTGAAAATTCTAATGCATCAACAATTGGAGCCTTTATCCGCTCAGACGGGTTTATGTCTTACAACTATCCCGTGAATGGTTATCTGGTTGCTTTTACTGTTTCAGGATTTTACAGTGTCTGGCTGGAATTGAACGGATCAGAATATCCTGTAATTCCATGGACAACAACTTCTTTTATCAATACTGTTTTGGGTGAGACAAACAGTGTAATGATCAATGCTGACGGCAGTATGATTGAAATCTATATCAATGGTAATTATTTAGACAGTTTTACTGACAGTTACTTTGTTTCGGGTTATGTAAATATGTGCAGTTACGATGTTGAAACAGGTATAAATGAAGTTTTGTGGGATAATGTTTCTTTAAGCCTTGTAATGGATAAATCTCCGGTAATTCTGGAAAAGGTAACACTTCCCGGTACTATTTCGGAGGGAACCGGCGCCCGGTGTTTCGGAGAGGCTGTAACCAATCCTTTCAATGAACCAAAAAGATTCTACGATGATCCGGGTAATTCGGGCAGCCGGTATTTTTCAGCGTTTAATATTTATCGTGATGGTACCTGGCTCACATCCACCTCTTCAACCTCCTATCTGGATAACCTGCCTACTCATGGTTCTTATGAATACATGGTCACTGCCCAATATTACTGGGGCGAGTCGTCTGCCGCCGGTCCGGCAGCAGTTGAATGGATTGGTATCCCAAATATTGAAGTAACACCTTCTTTTCTCGACCAGGAATTACAGCCAAACCAGATTGCTTATCAATACCCCTTAATTAGCAACACTAGCGGTTCAGGTCCGTTGAACTATAATGTTACAATTACCGGAAATAGTAAAACTCCTTCAACTACCCCAATGCCTGAGCCTGGGTTCGCAAGCTCATCTGAAACGACGAGTAATGTTCCTGGCAGAGATCAGGTTGCATCAAAGCCATTTTTTAATCCATCGAGAACAGCATCGGGCAACGTATTAATCTTTAGGGATAATCTTGCCTGGGGTTTCAATGTAAATGTTCCAATTTTTGAAGCATTGGGTGCAACTGTCTCTGTTGCCTCGTCTGCGGACATGGCCACAATTGATCTTGCTCCATACGACATCATTGTTTTTGAGTCGAATCAGCCAAATTCGTTTTATCTGGCTTATCAGAGCAACCTCGCCAAATTTTCATCTTTTGTTTCGATGGGTGGAACTATGTTAATGCATAGTGCTACCTACTCAGTGGAAAGAGTTCCGGAATTATTGTTCCCCGGAGGGATGAAAACCCGTGTTGATGAATATTTAAGTGAAAATAATTATGTTAATAATCCATTGCATCCCATTGTCGCGGGAAATTATTCACCATACGTAGGACTCCATGCCAGTCATGAATCTTTCGAAAATCTGCCGGTTGATGCCAGCGTGATAGTTGTTGATGAATTGGGTAACCCGACTTTGGTAGAATATAAATTTGGGAGTGGAACTGTCCTTGTCATGGGAATGACACTGGAGTGGGGTTATGCTAACGGATTGAATTATGCCAATCTGCTTCCAAATGCTTTTGAATATGCGTTGGATTTAATGAATAGTTTCTGGTTAAAAGTAACTCCATATAACGGCACACTTGCAGTTAGCTCCTCGGATTATTTGTATGTGATGTTTAATTCCCAGAATCTCCTTCCGGGAACCTACACTGCCGACATCAACATCAACAGTAATGATCCTGATCAGCCACTGATAGTTATTCCTGTAACGCTTACTGTTACAGGCGCCATGATGGAACTCTCAATACCTCAGGGCTGGAGCGGGATTTCTTCTTATCTCATTCCTTTTGATCCCAATGTCGAACCCATGTTCCTTCCTATACTTTCTGATCTGATCATTTTGCAGAGTGATTACGGCGTTTATTGGCCGGGAGAAAATATCAACACGATCGTTTATTGGAACACCCAAACAGGCTACAAGGTGAAGGTGGCGAATTCGGTGCAACTCAACATTGTTGGTGTAACAGAAGAATCCAAAACCCTTTATCTGTATGGCGGATGGAACCTGATACCCGTTTTATCATCGTGTAGTGTGAATGTTGCAGACTTCTTTGCCGGCCATGATGTGATTCTTGTCAAGGAAGTAGCCGGCTGGAATCTTTACTGGCCAGGAATGGGTATCAATACACTTGGAACAATGGAACCCGGAAAGTCCTATTATGTGATGATGGGCGGTTATGAGGAAATTACCTACCCCGAATGTGGTGTGAAGGAATTTACTGCAAAGCCATCGGAATTGTTGGATTTGTCGCAGTTTAACCTTGCCGTTACGCCAATCACCCACATTGTTGCCATTCCCTCAACCGTCGGCAACACATTTATCCAGGGCGACATGATTGCTGCTTATGATGAAGAGGGTCATTGCTATGGTGTGACTGTCTGGAAAAATGAAACCACCGCCCTGACACTTTTCGGTAATGATCCGACGACAGTTGAGAAAGAGGGTTTTAATGAAAATGAGCAAGTGATTTTCAAACTTCTCAGAAATTCTACCGATACTGAGTACATGTTAAACTTTAGTTTCGAAATGGCCTATCCAAATAATAATGCACTTTTCTCCGAAAATGGAATATCAGTAGTCAAAAGTGTCGAATTGAGTGCAACAGGGATATCCATTTCATCTCTATATGAACAGATTCAGATTGTACCGAATCCGGCAAAAAATGAGTTTTCGATCCAGTTTCCGGGTGGAGGCTCCGTTGACGCTACCCTTGAAATTTTCAGGATTGACGGACAACCTGTAATGGGTCGCCAGATTATTGGACAAAAACAGCAGGTTGACATCAGTGAGCTTTCTGTGGGGGTTTATATCCTTCAGATTGAAGTAAATAAACAACAGTTTACCAGAAGACTGGTGAAGTATTGATTTTGTCAGTAGGTCTTGACATTAAAACCCCCATTGTGATGAACTTGCAATGGGGGTTTGTTTTTCAGAATTTTCATTCCATTCAAATTGAAAATTAAAAGAGGCTGTCTCAAAAGTCTTTCATTTGGATTTTTAACGTTTAGGGTTAAAACCAGACTTTTTAGACAGCCTCTTTCTGATGCGTCCAATGGAGTATCATGTTCTACTCGCGGCGACCGGTAAATCTTTTTGGTTCAGCGCGTTCCTCAGATTCTTTAACGACAAGTTTTCTTTCCTCAACCTCCATTTCGTTGAGTTCTTTAATCGCAGTGGCTGCTTCATCATCGTTGGGCATGACTACAAAGCCATATCCTTTGGAGCGACCTGAATTGCGATCGGTAATGATCCGGACTGATTCGACCTCGCCATAAGGCTCGAAAATCTTCTTGA
It contains:
- a CDS encoding T9SS type A sorting domain-containing protein is translated as MKSIKFLLFTFVSFILLGALAQVSPQTGANVKAVSVEELRLTSPHLLQTAAKPNLKVEHPSGGRWGSSCYDASYMSNLEYWYVGLLENPDDEIWFYFELLNYSENVSVSLCSSTFDTQLTIYDECDGNVIAYNDDADCGLKNPKELGTQSIIEFPSLEAGTYYVLLQGNNGETGEYWLKVNADQGFPSIYLDPDYLSETLAPGESSMQSFLVINFGDADLEFELSIDYLRQGSALPKDGNHRSKGGKSTFHANGNPKLKEMLKEVKDDFTVFYDDMESGSNGWSVADYTGNSANDLWHQTSQDYSSPTTSWWCADEVNGTYETGEIISNALISPPIDLTGVFEAVYLYFYESYDTEPEWDFCMVDVTTDGGLSWTPLRGDYGNAPNGHSNGWVFSYLDLSAYAGEEIQIRFYFDTGDSASNEYSGWLIDDVFVTTNDLALNWLSLWSFSYTVPPGWGYYVDATFDAMDLFPGTYYANVNVTSNDPYSPTVVLPVDLTVTEGGSGASCDEAVDYGFVNDPEQYGYLDSFSDVWYSFSLFDYVPNVSVSLCGSSFNTYLEVYSDCAGTLVSANDDYPCAGEQTKTGERSLQSQINYNLLAPGTYYVKISSTDESGDFVLNISQQNLLVPPTNLTADLNQETGEVSLNWDYFATEGFFEDFEDGIADNFVFSDPRFSVSDGYLKMNGTSTNDWASTYYEAIYSNFDLEFDFIRTQSENSNASTIGAFIRSDGFMSYNYPVNGYLVAFTVSGFYSVWLELNGSEYPVIPWTTTSFINTVLGETNSVMINADGSMIEIYINGNYLDSFTDSYFVSGYVNMCSYDVETGINEVLWDNVSLSLVMDKSPVILEKVTLPGTISEGTGARCFGEAVTNPFNEPKRFYDDPGNSGSRYFSAFNIYRDGTWLTSTSSTSYLDNLPTHGSYEYMVTAQYYWGESSAAGPAAVEWIGIPNIEVTPSFLDQELQPNQIAYQYPLISNTSGSGPLNYNVTITGNSKTPSTTPMPEPGFASSSETTSNVPGRDQVASKPFFNPSRTASGNVLIFRDNLAWGFNVNVPIFEALGATVSVASSADMATIDLAPYDIIVFESNQPNSFYLAYQSNLAKFSSFVSMGGTMLMHSATYSVERVPELLFPGGMKTRVDEYLSENNYVNNPLHPIVAGNYSPYVGLHASHESFENLPVDASVIVVDELGNPTLVEYKFGSGTVLVMGMTLEWGYANGLNYANLLPNAFEYALDLMNSFWLKVTPYNGTLAVSSSDYLYVMFNSQNLLPGTYTADININSNDPDQPLIVIPVTLTVTGAMMELSIPQGWSGISSYLIPFDPNVEPMFLPILSDLIILQSDYGVYWPGENINTIVYWNTQTGYKVKVANSVQLNIVGVTEESKTLYLYGGWNLIPVLSSCSVNVADFFAGHDVILVKEVAGWNLYWPGMGINTLGTMEPGKSYYVMMGGYEEITYPECGVKEFTAKPSELLDLSQFNLAVTPITHIVAIPSTVGNTFIQGDMIAAYDEEGHCYGVTVWKNETTALTLFGNDPTTVEKEGFNENEQVIFKLLRNSTDTEYMLNFSFEMAYPNNNALFSENGISVVKSVELSATGISISSLYEQIQIVPNPAKNEFSIQFPGGGSVDATLEIFRIDGQPVMGRQIIGQKQQVDISELSVGVYILQIEVNKQQFTRRLVKY
- a CDS encoding RNA-binding protein, with the protein product MNIFVANLSFKMRDEQLKKIFEPYGEVESVRIITDRNSGRSKGYGFVVMPNDDEAATAIKELNEMEVEERKLVVKESEERAEPKRFTGRRE